The Couchioplanes caeruleus sequence GGTGTCGTGCTCTACATGCGCGGGCACGAGGGCCGGGGGATCGGGCTGCTGCACAAGCTGCAGGCGTACCAGTTGCAGGACCGTGGCCTGGACACCGTGGACGCGAACCTGGAGCTGGGCCTGCCGGCCGACGCCCGTGACTATGGCACCGGCGCGCAGATCCTCTACGACCTGGGCGTGCGTTCGATGCGGCTGCTCACCAACAATCCGGCGAAGCGGGCCGGGCTGGAGGGGTACGGCCTGACGATCACCGGCCGCGAGGCGTTGCCCGTACGCCTGCACCCGGAGAACGTCCGGTACCTGCGGACCAAACGGGACCGCATGGGGCACCTGTTCGAGGCGTTGGGCTGATAAGCGCCCTCGGGGCGTGGAAGCATTCATCTGAAAGGGGGCAACATGGCCGGTTTCGGTGACCCGCACCTGGAGACCGTCGACGGCGCCGGGCTCAAGCTCGGCATCGTCGGCTCGCGCTGGCATGCGGACCTGGTCGACCACATGGTCGAGCGGGCGCAGGAGGCGGCGAAGGCGTGCGGCGTGGACGACGTGGTCGTGACCCGGGTGGCGGGCTCGGTGGAGTTGCCGGTGGTCGCGCAGGCCTTGGCGAAGAAGTGCGACGCGGTCGTGGCGCTCGGCGTGGTCATCCGGGGGGAGACGGCCCACTTCGACTACGTCTGCGACGCCGTGACCGCCGGGCTGACCCGGGTGTCCCTGGACGAGCGCACCCCGGTGGCGCACGGCGTGCTGACCGTGGAGAGCCTGGGCCAGGCCAAGGACCGGGCCGGGCTGGAGGACTCGATCGAGGACAAGGGCTGGCAGAGCACCGTCGCCGTGCTCGACGCCGTCCTCGCGATCCGCGGCGTCGAGAAGGCCTAGAGCCTTCCCGCCTCGATGATGCGGGCCAGGAACTGCCGGGTCCGCGCCTCGACCGGGTCGCCGAGCACCTGCTCCGGCGGCCCGGCCTCGAGCACCCGGCCACCGTCGAGGAAGACGACCCGGTCGGCGACCTGCCGGGCGAAACCCATCTCGTGGGTGGCCAGCACCATGGTCATGCCCTCGTCCTTGAGCCCGCGGATCATCGTGAGCACCTCGCCGACGAGCTCCGGGTCGAGCGCCGAGGTGACCTCGTCGAGCAGTAGCAGTCGTGGGCCGTTGACCAGGGCCCGGACGATGGCGACGCGCTGCTGCTGGCCGCCGGAGAGCCGGTCCGGGTAGCTGTCGGCCTTGCCGGCGAGCCCCACGCGGTCCAGCCATTGCATGGCCTGGTCCTTGATCTCCGCGGCCGCGCGCCCGTGCACCTTGTCCGGCGCGAGCGTGATGTTGCGCAGCACGGTCATGTGCGGGAACAGGTTGTAGGACTGGAACACCATGCCGATGCGGCGGCGGACCAGGTCCGGGTTCACCCGCGGGTCGGTGATGTCCTCCCCGTCAAGCCGGATGACGCCGTCGTCGACCTCGGTCAGTAGGTTGACGCAGCGCAGCAGGGTGGACTTGCCCGAGCCGGAGGCGCCGATCAGCGCCACCACCTGGTGCTCGTCCACCTCCAGCGACAGGTCGTCGAGGACCACGGAGGGCCCGAAGGTCTTGCGCAGATTCTCGCAGGACAGCAGCATCTCAGGACCCCGCGGACTGGCGGCGGGCCGCGCGCAGCGTGACCCAGTCGGTCACGCCGATGAGCGGCAGGGCGAGCAGAACGAAGAGCACCCCGGCCACGATGTACGGGGTGAAGTTGGCATCCTGCGCGGTGGCGATCTGGGCCGCGCGCACGGCGTCGATCGGACCGGCCAGCGACACCAGGCCCACGTCCTTCTGCAGCGCCACGGTGTCGTTGAGCAGCGGCGGGGCGACTCGGCGTACCGCCTGGGGCAGTACCACGTGGCGCATCGTCTGCCGGTAGGTCAGCCCCAGCGACCGCGCGGCGGCGAGCTGGCTGGGGTGCACCGACTCGATGCCGGCCCGGAACACCTCGGCCAGGTACGCCCCGTACGTGATCACCAGCGCCGTCCCGCCGAGCACCAGCACGCTCGGCATCCCCTGGAGGCGCAGTCCCGGCACGCCGAGGGTGCACACGTACAGCACGATGATCAGCGGGAGGCCGCGGAACGCGTACGTGTATCCGGTGGCCAGCGCCCGTACCGGGAAGAAGACCGGGCCGCGCAGCGTGCGCAGCACCGCGACCAGCAGGCCGAGCGCCAGCGCGGCGGCCGCGCAGACGGCCAGCAGCCGGATGTTGAGCCACAGCCCGGCGAGCACGTCGGGCAGATATTTCTTCGCGACCTGCCAGTCGAAGAACGACGCCTTCACCCGCTCCCAGCCCGGCGCGCCGGTGACCGCGAGGGCCAGCGCGCCGCCCACGACCGCCGTGGACAGCGCGGCGAGCAGCACCGAGCGGATCGTCTGCCGCCTGCGGTAGGCGATCCGCCCGCGCCGGATGTCGCTGGGCCCCGTACGTGCGCCGGTCCGGTGGAGCTCGGCGGTCACGACAGCTCGGGTGCCCCGGCGGAGCCGGCCAGCCAGGTCTTCTCCAGCGTGGCGAGGGTGCCGTCCTGGCGGAGCTGGTCCACCGCCTTGCTGACGCACGGGGTCAGCTTCGAGCCCAGATCCAGCACCAGGCCGAACTGCTCGGGCACGCCCACCTGCGGCAACTGCCCCACGATGACCCCGCCCTCGAGTTCGGCGCCGGTCATGTAGAAGGCGGTCGGCAGGTCCACGACGATGCCGTCGACCTGCTTGTTCTCCAGGGCCTTCTTGGCGTCGTCGTTGTTGTTGAAGACCTGCGGCTTCGCGGTCGGCTTGAGCACGTCGGTGATCGCCTTGTAGCTGGTCGTGCCGACCTGGGCGCCCAGCGTGGCGTCCTTGAGCTCGGCGATCGTCTTCGCTCCGGCGATCTTCGAGCCCTTGATCGTGATCACGGTCTGCCGTACGAGGTAGTACGGCGACGAGAAGTCGACCGCCTTCTTGCGCTCCGGCGTGATCGAGAACTGGTTGATGTCGAAGTCGAAGGCCTTGGGTCCGGGCGCGATCGCGTTGTTGAACGTCACCTGCGTCCAGACCACGTTCTCCGCGGGATAGCCCAGCCGCTTGGCGACCTCGTAGGCCACCGCCGACTCGAAGCCCTTGCCGTTGCCGGGCGTGTTCTCGCTGAACCAGGGCTCGTACGCCGGGATGTCGGTGCCGATCGTCAGCTTGCCCGGCGTCCGGGTGCCGAGCGCTCCGCTCGTGCAGTCGGTGGCGGTCGCCGCGCCGCCGTTCGGCGAGGGGGCCTCGTCCGCCGGCGCGCACGCGGCCAGGGCGAGGAGCACGGCGGCGCCGGTCAGCGCCGCGACGGTGTTTCTGCTGACCATGTGCCGCAGGCTAACCCTGGCGGCGTCCGGCGGGCCAACCCGAATCCCAAGGGTTGGGGGCGTCCGCCGCCCGGGGCGCATGAGCTGCCACAATCGGCTCCCGTGAAGACGTTCGAAGAGTTGTTCGCCGAGCTGCAGACGAAGGCGGCGGAACGGCCCGCGGGTTCGGGCACTGTCGCGGCGCTGGACGCCGGCGTGCACTTCATCGGGAAGAAGGTCGTCGAGGAGGCCGCCGAGTCCTGGATGGCCGCCGAGCACGAGGGGCCGCAGCGGGCCGCCGAGGAGATCTCGCAGCTCCTCTACCAGGCGCAGGTCCTCATGATCGCCACCGGTCTCGAGCTCAAGGACGTCTATCGACATCTCTGACGTGCCCTCCGCCCGCATCGTCTCGATCGAAGGAGCACGTCCGATGCTGCGCATCGCCGTACCGAACAAAGGAACCCTGTCCGCCCCGGCCGCACAGATGCTGCGCGACGCCGGTTACCGCCAGCGTACCGACGGCAAGGACCTCGTCTGCCGGGACGAGGACAATGCCGTCGAGTTCTTCTACCTGCGTCCCCGCGACATCGCCACGTACGTCGGCTCCGGCGACCTGGATCTCGGCATCACCGGCCGGGACCTGCTGGTCGACTCGGGCGTGCCGGCCCGGGAAGTGCTGGACCTCGGCTTCGGCGGGGCCACGTTCCGCTGGGCCGCCCCGGCCGGCTCGCTGGCCTCGGCGGCCGACATCGGCGGCCGGCGCATCGCCACCGCCTATCCCGGCGTGGTCGAGCGTTACCTGGACGAGCACGACCTCAAGGCCGACGTCGTCCGCCTCGACGGTGCGGTGGAGAACGCCGTGCGCCTGGGCGTGGCCGACCTCATCGCCGATGTGGTGGAGACCGGCACCACGCTGCGCCAGGCCGGGCTGGTTACCGTCGGCGAGCCGCTGCTGCGCTCGTCGGCGATCCTGATCGGCCGGCACGAGGTGACCGAGCCCCGGGCCGCGCAGCTCGTCCGGCGCCTGCAGGGCGTGCTGGTGGCCCG is a genomic window containing:
- the ribH gene encoding 6,7-dimethyl-8-ribityllumazine synthase, with product MAGFGDPHLETVDGAGLKLGIVGSRWHADLVDHMVERAQEAAKACGVDDVVVTRVAGSVELPVVAQALAKKCDAVVALGVVIRGETAHFDYVCDAVTAGLTRVSLDERTPVAHGVLTVESLGQAKDRAGLEDSIEDKGWQSTVAVLDAVLAIRGVEKA
- a CDS encoding amino acid ABC transporter ATP-binding protein, translated to MLLSCENLRKTFGPSVVLDDLSLEVDEHQVVALIGASGSGKSTLLRCVNLLTEVDDGVIRLDGEDITDPRVNPDLVRRRIGMVFQSYNLFPHMTVLRNITLAPDKVHGRAAAEIKDQAMQWLDRVGLAGKADSYPDRLSGGQQQRVAIVRALVNGPRLLLLDEVTSALDPELVGEVLTMIRGLKDEGMTMVLATHEMGFARQVADRVVFLDGGRVLEAGPPEQVLGDPVEARTRQFLARIIEAGRL
- a CDS encoding phosphoribosyl-ATP diphosphatase, with protein sequence MKTFEELFAELQTKAAERPAGSGTVAALDAGVHFIGKKVVEEAAESWMAAEHEGPQRAAEEISQLLYQAQVLMIATGLELKDVYRHL
- a CDS encoding amino acid ABC transporter permease gives rise to the protein MTAELHRTGARTGPSDIRRGRIAYRRRQTIRSVLLAALSTAVVGGALALAVTGAPGWERVKASFFDWQVAKKYLPDVLAGLWLNIRLLAVCAAAALALGLLVAVLRTLRGPVFFPVRALATGYTYAFRGLPLIIVLYVCTLGVPGLRLQGMPSVLVLGGTALVITYGAYLAEVFRAGIESVHPSQLAAARSLGLTYRQTMRHVVLPQAVRRVAPPLLNDTVALQKDVGLVSLAGPIDAVRAAQIATAQDANFTPYIVAGVLFVLLALPLIGVTDWVTLRAARRQSAGS
- a CDS encoding ABC transporter substrate-binding protein encodes the protein MVSRNTVAALTGAAVLLALAACAPADEAPSPNGGAATATDCTSGALGTRTPGKLTIGTDIPAYEPWFSENTPGNGKGFESAVAYEVAKRLGYPAENVVWTQVTFNNAIAPGPKAFDFDINQFSITPERKKAVDFSSPYYLVRQTVITIKGSKIAGAKTIAELKDATLGAQVGTTSYKAITDVLKPTAKPQVFNNNDDAKKALENKQVDGIVVDLPTAFYMTGAELEGGVIVGQLPQVGVPEQFGLVLDLGSKLTPCVSKAVDQLRQDGTLATLEKTWLAGSAGAPELS
- the hisG gene encoding ATP phosphoribosyltransferase, whose amino-acid sequence is MLRIAVPNKGTLSAPAAQMLRDAGYRQRTDGKDLVCRDEDNAVEFFYLRPRDIATYVGSGDLDLGITGRDLLVDSGVPAREVLDLGFGGATFRWAAPAGSLASAADIGGRRIATAYPGVVERYLDEHDLKADVVRLDGAVENAVRLGVADLIADVVETGTTLRQAGLVTVGEPLLRSSAILIGRHEVTEPRAAQLVRRLQGVLVARSYVMLAYDVRADLLENATALTPGIESPTISPLHREGWVAVQAMVRRVDVHRIMDELYELGARAILVTDIANCRL